A genomic window from Syntrophorhabdaceae bacterium includes:
- a CDS encoding pitrilysin family protein, protein MRNRTIIIALMGFLLLSGLCVGNLHAMPPAQKITTPNSVAVILSEEHSLPFVTLKLLLEAGSSKDPPGEGGLSFITARALLLGTQQRTATQINEELDSLGIVLDASPGRDFIVLNLRVLKKDLDKGIQLLFEVLLRPTFPEDEVRREIVKTMAEIQAEEDDPGSVGEKAFRKALFNDSPYGHPVEGTRESLARLTRDSVQRFYSTHYSPEKAIIAVVGDIGIDEVRTKILPCIGTWQARSVPQVPYKASYEKGPKTITIDRQITQANIIMGHKGVSRGNPDYYALSVMNYILGSGMFSSRLMKEIRDKRGLAYSVGSLFEAGKHPGSFQVILQTKNTSAREAISLAIKEIERIRSEPVSGKELEEARKYLIGSFPLRLDSQARLAGFFIQTEYYGLGLDYPQKYPALIGSVSAEDVLRVAKKYLHPESIITVIVGNIKAVSPDSSQESRP, encoded by the coding sequence TTGAGAAACCGGACAATCATCATCGCTTTGATGGGGTTTTTGCTCCTGTCCGGTCTTTGCGTGGGGAACCTCCATGCAATGCCGCCGGCACAGAAGATCACGACCCCCAATAGCGTTGCAGTTATCCTGAGCGAAGAGCATTCCCTCCCTTTTGTCACACTGAAACTCCTCCTCGAGGCCGGTTCATCGAAAGACCCGCCGGGTGAGGGCGGCCTTTCCTTTATAACCGCCCGTGCGCTTCTCCTGGGAACGCAGCAAAGGACGGCCACGCAGATCAATGAGGAACTCGATTCCCTGGGCATTGTGCTCGATGCTTCACCGGGAAGGGATTTTATCGTCCTCAACCTCCGTGTACTGAAAAAGGATCTCGATAAAGGGATCCAGCTCCTCTTTGAGGTCCTCCTGAGGCCGACCTTCCCTGAAGATGAGGTCAGGCGGGAGATTGTGAAGACAATGGCGGAGATCCAGGCAGAGGAAGACGACCCGGGCAGCGTTGGTGAAAAGGCATTCCGGAAGGCCCTTTTCAATGACAGCCCTTACGGTCACCCCGTGGAAGGAACAAGAGAATCGCTGGCAAGGCTCACGAGAGACTCGGTACAGAGATTTTATTCGACCCATTATTCCCCGGAGAAAGCGATCATTGCCGTCGTAGGGGATATCGGCATCGATGAGGTCCGGACGAAGATCCTGCCCTGCATAGGCACATGGCAGGCCCGCAGCGTCCCGCAGGTCCCCTATAAAGCCTCCTATGAAAAGGGCCCGAAAACGATAACAATTGACCGGCAGATAACACAGGCCAACATTATCATGGGACACAAGGGGGTAAGCAGGGGCAATCCGGATTATTATGCCCTCTCGGTAATGAATTACATCCTGGGCTCCGGGATGTTTTCTTCCAGGCTCATGAAAGAGATCAGGGATAAGAGGGGGCTTGCTTACAGCGTCGGAAGCCTTTTTGAAGCAGGGAAGCATCCCGGATCGTTCCAGGTGATCCTCCAGACGAAGAACACCTCCGCCAGGGAGGCCATTTCCTTAGCCATAAAGGAGATAGAGAGGATAAGGAGCGAGCCCGTGAGCGGGAAAGAGCTGGAGGAGGCCAGGAAATACCTGATCGGAAGCTTTCCTTTAAGGCTTGACAGCCAGGCCCGGCTCGCCGGTTTTTTTATCCAGACGGAGTATTATGGGCTCGGGCTCGATTACCCGCAGAAATACCCCGCGCTGATCGGATCGGTGAGCGCTGAAGACGTCCTGAGGGTTGCGAAAAAGTACCTCCATCCGGAGAGTATCATTACCGTTATAGTAGGCAACATCAAAGCAGTCAGTCCCGATTCTTCTCAGGAAAGCAGGCCTTGA